In a single window of the Desulfuromonas sp. TF genome:
- the fusA gene encoding elongation factor G — protein sequence MGKYETARIRNLGIVAQGDAGKTSLTEAILFNTGMTDRLGKVDEGTSTMDFEPEEIKRGITISSSLNHCEWKGHSLHIVDTPGYTNFLHDTRNCMRILGGAVLVVSAVDGVKAQTLKIWEWANEFEVPRIIFVNKLDRERADFLKAVDDIQKSLSTRAVAVSMPVGAEHDFQGIIDLVDMKARFFKFDEAGTYDETDIPAEYQEEADRLRLAMVEAAAEADDELMEKYLEGETLSTEEILRGLREGTLTKVFTPVLCGSATANIGVRNLLNFIVNCLPSPIDKGIQYGKNPKTGEDEQRRPDPAEPFSAMVFKTISDPYAGKLSLFRIYSGTLKSDSVVYNPNKETTERIGQIFELEGKKQKPVGEAEAGDIVAVAKLKETVTGDTLCDGGRPIVFESPLSLKPVISFALEAKSKGDEDKIMSSLHRLMEEDPTLQVQRDEETKEMILSGMGQVHVEVAVEKLKRKFGVEVILKEPKVPYRETVTKPIKQHYRHRKQSGGRGQFADVHVELAPLKRGAGYEFVDKIVGGVIPRQFIPAVDKGIHDAMKHGILAGYPVQDFRVTLYDGSHHSVDSSEMAFKIAGSMAFKRAMEQAGPVLLEPVMHMEITVPDDCIGDVIGDMNSRRGKVLGVEPQGSNQVVIVQVPMAEVLKYAPELRSMTSDRGLFTMEFSHYEEVPSHLTSKILAQLDKGA from the coding sequence ATGGGAAAGTACGAGACGGCAAGGATTCGTAATCTGGGAATTGTCGCACAGGGAGATGCGGGAAAAACCTCTCTTACCGAAGCCATCCTCTTCAATACCGGGATGACCGACCGCCTCGGCAAGGTGGACGAGGGGACCTCGACGATGGATTTCGAGCCCGAGGAGATCAAAAGAGGAATCACCATCAGTTCCAGCCTCAATCACTGCGAGTGGAAAGGGCACAGCCTCCATATAGTCGATACTCCAGGCTACACCAACTTTCTCCATGACACCCGAAACTGCATGCGGATTCTCGGCGGTGCGGTCCTGGTGGTTTCCGCCGTGGACGGAGTCAAGGCGCAGACACTGAAGATCTGGGAGTGGGCCAACGAATTCGAGGTCCCCCGCATCATCTTCGTCAACAAGCTGGATCGGGAGAGGGCCGATTTTCTCAAGGCGGTCGATGACATCCAGAAAAGCCTTTCGACCCGGGCCGTCGCCGTGAGCATGCCGGTAGGGGCCGAGCACGACTTCCAGGGAATCATCGACCTGGTCGACATGAAGGCGCGTTTCTTCAAGTTTGACGAAGCGGGCACTTACGACGAGACCGACATCCCGGCCGAATACCAGGAAGAGGCCGACCGGCTGCGACTCGCGATGGTGGAAGCAGCGGCCGAGGCCGATGACGAGTTGATGGAGAAGTATCTGGAGGGGGAGACCCTGAGTACCGAGGAGATTCTTCGCGGTCTGCGCGAAGGGACCCTGACGAAGGTATTTACTCCCGTCCTCTGCGGCAGCGCCACCGCCAATATCGGCGTTCGCAACCTGCTCAATTTTATCGTCAACTGTCTTCCCTCCCCGATCGACAAGGGGATTCAGTACGGCAAGAATCCTAAAACCGGTGAAGACGAGCAGCGGCGGCCCGACCCGGCCGAACCCTTCTCGGCGATGGTGTTCAAGACCATCAGCGATCCTTATGCCGGCAAGCTTTCTCTGTTCAGAATCTATTCCGGAACCCTCAAAAGCGATTCGGTGGTTTACAATCCCAACAAGGAAACGACCGAGCGGATCGGACAGATCTTCGAGCTCGAGGGAAAGAAGCAGAAGCCGGTCGGCGAAGCGGAGGCGGGCGATATCGTCGCGGTGGCCAAGCTCAAGGAAACAGTCACGGGAGACACCCTGTGCGATGGCGGCCGTCCCATCGTCTTCGAAAGTCCGCTGTCCCTGAAGCCGGTGATCTCCTTCGCCCTGGAAGCCAAGAGCAAGGGGGACGAAGACAAGATCATGAGTTCTCTGCACCGGCTCATGGAAGAGGACCCCACCCTCCAGGTTCAGCGCGACGAGGAAACCAAGGAGATGATCCTCTCCGGCATGGGGCAGGTCCATGTCGAGGTGGCCGTCGAGAAGCTTAAGCGCAAGTTCGGCGTCGAGGTTATCCTCAAGGAGCCCAAGGTCCCCTATCGCGAAACCGTCACGAAGCCGATCAAACAGCATTACCGTCACAGGAAGCAGTCGGGCGGCCGGGGCCAGTTCGCCGACGTGCATGTGGAACTGGCGCCCCTGAAGCGAGGTGCCGGCTACGAGTTCGTCGACAAGATTGTCGGAGGGGTTATCCCCCGTCAGTTTATCCCTGCGGTGGACAAGGGGATTCATGACGCGATGAAGCACGGCATCCTGGCCGGATATCCGGTCCAGGATTTCCGGGTCACTCTCTACGACGGTTCGCATCATTCGGTCGATTCTTCGGAGATGGCTTTCAAGATCGCCGGTTCTATGGCATTCAAAAGGGCCATGGAACAGGCCGGCCCGGTGTTGCTGGAACCTGTCATGCACATGGAAATAACCGTTCCCGACGACTGTATCGGCGATGTCATCGGCGACATGAATTCGCGCCGGGGCAAGGTTCTGGGGGTGGAGCCCCAAGGCAGCAATCAGGTCGTGATCGTGCAGGTGCCGATGGCGGAAGTTCTCAAGTATGCCCCCGAACTGCGGTCCATGACTTCCGATCGAGGCCTGTTCACCATGGAGTTTTCCCATTACGAGGAAGTCCCGTCGCATCTGACGAGCAAAATCCTGGCCCAGCTCGACAAAGGGGCGTAA
- a CDS encoding type III pantothenate kinase — protein sequence MLLVIDVGNTNTVLGMYREDQLVRSWRINTDKSRTMDEYAMLVHELFQLSEFHFTDVKDVIISSVVPPMVNTLEQMCREYFKLKPYIVGPGVRTGMPIQYDNPREVGADRIVNAVAAYEKKRCCLIIVDFGTATTFDFISARGEYQGGAIAPGLGISAEALFERASKLPRVEFSRPPQVIAKNTVNSMQSGIFYGYVGLVDGIVNRMKEEAKETPLVIATGGLAGSIASASQTIDEVDPSLTLEGLRIIYDRNKTAS from the coding sequence ATGCTTCTAGTCATCGACGTCGGCAATACCAATACCGTTCTGGGCATGTACCGGGAAGATCAGCTTGTTCGCAGCTGGCGCATCAACACCGACAAGTCACGAACCATGGATGAGTATGCTATGCTCGTTCATGAGCTGTTCCAGCTTTCCGAATTTCACTTCACCGATGTGAAGGATGTCATCATCTCCAGCGTCGTTCCTCCCATGGTCAACACCCTGGAGCAGATGTGCCGGGAGTATTTCAAACTGAAGCCGTATATCGTGGGCCCCGGGGTGAGGACAGGGATGCCCATCCAGTACGACAATCCTCGGGAAGTGGGGGCCGACCGCATTGTCAACGCGGTGGCCGCCTACGAAAAGAAGAGGTGCTGTCTCATCATTGTGGATTTCGGCACGGCGACGACCTTTGATTTCATTTCCGCCCGCGGCGAGTACCAGGGCGGCGCCATTGCTCCGGGGCTGGGAATTTCCGCCGAAGCACTTTTCGAACGGGCCAGCAAGCTGCCCAGGGTGGAATTCTCCCGGCCGCCCCAGGTGATCGCCAAAAATACGGTGAACAGCATGCAGTCGGGGATCTTCTATGGTTACGTGGGGCTGGTCGACGGGATCGTCAACCGCATGAAGGAGGAGGCGAAGGAAACCCCCCTGGTGATCGCCACCGGAGGTCTTGCCGGATCGATCGCATCGGCTTCCCAGACCATCGACGAAGTAGATCCTTCGCTTACCCTGGAAGGGCTGCGGATCATCTACGATCGAAACAAGACCGCTTCCTGA
- a CDS encoding biotin--[acetyl-CoA-carboxylase] ligase, whose product MTNKGAREEILRLFRQREEEFVSGEELSQSLGVSRTAVWKQIKLLRDLGYVIEAVPSRGYRLATAPDTLIPAEIQSGLGTRLIGREVVYFEETDSTNVRAHELGESAAPDGTVVIAEHQVAGKGRRGRQWVSPPGVNLYTSVLLRPDIFPRFATQLTFVSAVAVARAIEDVTDLKPRVKWPNDILIGGKKTAGLLNEMSAETESINYVILGIGVNLNMSSGQFPSDLRYPATSVALEQGAPVSRLDFARALLRRLDHYYLLFLEQGFSQVISDWENLCDLMGMTVEVDCQDRIIRGRAEGIDEDGALLLRLPDGMRERVLAGDVRPV is encoded by the coding sequence ATGACCAACAAGGGTGCACGGGAAGAGATCCTCCGGCTGTTCAGGCAAAGAGAGGAGGAGTTCGTCTCCGGGGAGGAACTCAGTCAATCCCTGGGGGTATCCCGAACCGCGGTCTGGAAGCAGATCAAACTGCTGCGCGACCTTGGTTATGTCATAGAAGCGGTGCCCTCCCGGGGTTATCGGCTGGCTACCGCCCCCGACACCCTGATCCCGGCGGAAATCCAGAGCGGACTGGGGACCCGGCTCATCGGGCGGGAGGTGGTCTATTTCGAGGAGACCGATTCCACCAATGTTCGAGCCCACGAACTGGGCGAATCCGCCGCCCCCGACGGCACGGTGGTGATCGCCGAACACCAGGTCGCGGGGAAGGGGCGGCGCGGCCGGCAATGGGTTTCGCCGCCAGGGGTGAACCTTTACACCTCGGTTCTGCTGCGCCCGGATATCTTTCCCCGATTCGCCACCCAGCTCACCTTCGTCTCGGCGGTGGCGGTAGCCAGGGCAATCGAGGACGTCACCGACCTGAAACCACGCGTCAAGTGGCCCAATGATATACTGATCGGGGGCAAAAAGACGGCCGGTCTTCTGAACGAAATGAGCGCCGAAACCGAATCGATCAACTACGTCATTCTCGGGATCGGCGTCAATCTCAATATGAGTTCCGGGCAATTCCCCTCCGATCTGCGCTATCCCGCCACCTCGGTGGCTCTGGAGCAGGGGGCGCCGGTTTCGCGCCTGGATTTCGCCCGCGCCCTCCTCCGGCGCCTCGATCATTATTATTTGCTTTTCCTGGAGCAGGGTTTCTCCCAGGTCATCAGCGACTGGGAAAATCTTTGCGATCTCATGGGGATGACGGTAGAAGTAGATTGTCAGGACCGCATCATTCGGGGGCGTGCCGAGGGGATCGACGAGGATGGCGCCCTGCTGTTGCGCCTGCCGGATGGAATGCGGGAAAGGGTGTTGGCCGGCGATGTGCGGCCGGTTTAA
- a CDS encoding nicotinate-nucleotide diphosphorylase, which yields MFEIDRIIRNALQEDIGLGDVTTMATVESGVVVRAELVAKEDFVLSGIDVAGRVFKLLDENVAFEKLLEDGQGVRRGEVLAWLKGEASALLQGERVALNLLQRMSGVATLTSQFVREVAETGATIVDTRKTTPGLRILEKYSVRMGGGRNHRTSLYDGVLIK from the coding sequence ATGTTTGAGATTGACAGGATAATCCGTAACGCCCTGCAGGAAGACATCGGCTTGGGTGATGTGACCACGATGGCGACGGTGGAATCCGGGGTCGTCGTTCGCGCAGAACTTGTGGCCAAAGAAGATTTCGTCCTGTCCGGCATCGATGTCGCAGGGCGGGTTTTTAAGCTTCTTGATGAGAACGTTGCGTTTGAAAAACTTCTGGAAGACGGCCAGGGCGTCCGCCGCGGCGAGGTTCTGGCCTGGCTGAAAGGGGAAGCTTCCGCTCTGCTGCAGGGAGAACGTGTCGCGCTGAATCTTTTGCAGCGCATGAGCGGCGTGGCCACACTGACTTCCCAATTCGTCAGGGAAGTGGCGGAAACGGGGGCCACGATCGTCGATACCCGCAAGACCACTCCTGGCCTGCGGATTCTGGAGAAATACTCCGTTCGCATGGGGGGCGGGCGGAATCACCGCACCTCTCTTTACGACGGTGTCCTGATCAAGG
- a CDS encoding OmpA family protein: MRLSFLSALPLILFLLSGCVSKSTYQQQVDKADSLSATIHNLENELQQLLEKQTELATRNDDLNQSLAEALARNSALQQDLSRARADIDRVERVLSARSEEAGEAMAEMRRTIDRLEDRNRDLTQQVEQERIAREARIAQMKNTYDELVDKMESEIERGEITISELQGRLTVNMVERILFASGEAAVKPAGLEVLSRVGDILKEVADKEIRVEGHTDNVPISTRLQQTFPSNWELSTARATNVVHFLQDKIGIPAERLAACGFGEHRPIAGNDTPEGRAQNRRIQIVLVPLEGKVHQPLE; encoded by the coding sequence GTGCGCCTTTCTTTTCTATCTGCATTGCCGCTCATCCTTTTTCTACTCTCCGGCTGCGTCAGCAAATCGACCTATCAGCAGCAGGTCGATAAAGCGGACAGCCTGTCCGCCACCATTCACAACCTCGAGAACGAACTTCAGCAATTGCTGGAAAAACAAACGGAACTGGCCACCCGCAATGACGATCTCAATCAGAGCCTGGCTGAGGCTTTGGCCAGGAATTCAGCCCTGCAGCAGGATCTCAGCCGAGCCCGTGCCGACATCGACCGAGTGGAGCGGGTCCTTTCGGCACGCAGCGAAGAAGCGGGAGAGGCGATGGCCGAAATGCGCCGGACCATCGACAGGCTGGAGGACCGGAACCGGGATTTGACCCAGCAGGTGGAACAGGAGCGGATCGCCCGCGAGGCGCGAATCGCTCAGATGAAGAATACCTACGATGAGCTGGTGGACAAGATGGAATCGGAGATCGAGCGGGGCGAGATCACTATTTCCGAACTGCAGGGACGCCTCACCGTCAACATGGTGGAGCGGATACTCTTCGCCTCTGGCGAGGCCGCGGTGAAGCCCGCCGGACTGGAGGTGCTGAGCCGGGTCGGAGACATCCTCAAGGAGGTCGCCGATAAGGAAATCCGTGTCGAGGGACATACCGACAATGTCCCCATCAGCACCCGCCTTCAGCAGACCTTCCCCTCCAACTGGGAGCTCTCGACCGCCCGAGCGACGAACGTCGTCCATTTTCTCCAGGACAAGATCGGCATCCCCGCTGAACGGCTCGCCGCCTGCGGTTTCGGCGAACACCGGCCCATCGCCGGCAACGACACCCCCGAGGGGCGCGCCCAGAACCGGCGCATCCAGATCGTTCTCGTCCCCCTGGAAGGGAAGGTGCACCAGCCGCTTGAGTAA
- the uvrC gene encoding excinuclease ABC subunit UvrC → MQEVDLKKYPAAPGVYIMKGEDEGVLYVGKAKNLRNRLRTYFSARGDGRNHIRFLMDRVRNIAIIVTDTEKEALILENTLIKKYRPRYNIHLRDDKTYVSIRLDPREEFPALQVVRKVRRDGALYFGPFSSSSAVRETLKEIYRIFPLRHYPLAACRRRGRPCLFYQIGQCSAPCHGKISLEEYRELVRGVIALLSGRENEVVALLEEKMKAAAAGMRFEEAARLRDQVRAIEQTVERQKVVEAGGGDQDVIGLHREGGEVELAVLFIRRGKLIGRRIYDLEWRLAEDELLSNFIQQFYGLDIFIPDQVLLPFALDDAPALSEWLTERKGKKVAVTAPQRGAKREIVSLAERNALEAFRERGSRREARQGVLEEIREKLHLSRLPRRMECFDISNVGGRQSVGSMVVLTDSEPDKGAYRHFRIRSVEGADDYASLYEVLKRRLLRGIEEDLLPDFILIDGGKGQLSVLSAVLAEMGLEERIDAAGIAKSRVLANVRGKAVERSEERFFLPGRKNPVLLRQGSPALFMLERLRDEAHRFAITHHRKLRGKQALQSSLEEIPGVGPVRRKALLKHFGSLKKIKEASLEELNAAPGVNASLARDVWSFYQGGENVEKEKPEQS, encoded by the coding sequence TTGCAGGAAGTCGACCTGAAAAAATATCCCGCCGCCCCCGGCGTCTACATCATGAAGGGGGAGGACGAGGGCGTTCTTTATGTGGGCAAGGCCAAAAATCTGCGCAACCGCCTGCGCACCTATTTTTCGGCCCGGGGCGATGGCAGGAACCACATCCGGTTTCTTATGGACCGGGTTCGGAATATTGCTATCATTGTCACCGACACGGAAAAAGAAGCGCTCATCCTTGAGAACACCCTGATCAAGAAATACCGCCCCCGCTACAACATCCATCTGCGCGACGACAAAACCTATGTCTCGATTCGCCTCGATCCTCGTGAGGAGTTTCCCGCCCTGCAGGTGGTGCGCAAGGTCAGGCGCGACGGCGCACTTTATTTCGGGCCCTTCTCCTCCTCCTCGGCGGTGCGCGAGACCCTCAAGGAGATCTACCGCATTTTCCCCTTGCGCCATTATCCCCTGGCCGCCTGCCGCCGCCGCGGCCGTCCCTGCCTCTTCTACCAGATCGGCCAGTGCAGCGCACCCTGTCACGGCAAGATCAGTCTGGAGGAATACCGGGAGCTCGTCAGAGGGGTGATCGCCCTGCTGTCGGGTCGGGAGAACGAGGTCGTCGCCCTGCTGGAGGAGAAGATGAAGGCCGCCGCTGCCGGAATGCGCTTCGAGGAGGCCGCCCGGCTGCGGGACCAGGTCCGCGCCATCGAGCAGACGGTGGAAAGGCAGAAGGTGGTCGAGGCCGGAGGCGGAGACCAGGATGTGATCGGGTTGCACCGGGAAGGGGGGGAGGTGGAGTTGGCCGTTCTCTTCATCCGCCGGGGCAAGCTCATCGGCCGGCGCATCTATGATCTGGAATGGCGTCTTGCCGAGGACGAGCTTCTTTCCAATTTTATTCAGCAGTTCTATGGCCTGGACATCTTTATCCCCGACCAGGTACTGCTTCCCTTCGCTCTCGACGATGCGCCGGCTCTTTCCGAATGGCTGACCGAGCGCAAGGGGAAAAAGGTGGCGGTCACGGCGCCGCAGCGGGGGGCGAAGCGCGAGATCGTCTCCCTTGCCGAGCGCAATGCCCTGGAGGCTTTCCGCGAGCGGGGAAGCCGCCGAGAGGCCCGGCAGGGGGTTCTCGAGGAAATCCGGGAGAAACTGCACCTGTCCCGGCTGCCCCGTCGCATGGAGTGTTTCGACATCTCAAACGTCGGCGGACGTCAGAGCGTCGGCAGCATGGTGGTGCTGACCGACAGCGAGCCGGACAAGGGGGCCTATCGCCATTTCCGGATCCGCTCCGTCGAGGGGGCCGACGATTACGCCTCTCTCTATGAGGTGCTCAAAAGAAGGCTGCTCCGGGGGATTGAGGAAGACCTCCTCCCCGATTTCATTCTCATCGACGGCGGCAAGGGGCAGCTTTCGGTTCTTTCCGCCGTTCTAGCGGAGATGGGATTAGAGGAGCGCATCGATGCCGCCGGAATCGCCAAGAGCCGGGTGCTGGCCAACGTGCGGGGAAAGGCCGTGGAGCGCAGCGAGGAGCGTTTTTTCCTTCCGGGGCGTAAAAACCCGGTGCTGCTTCGCCAGGGTTCTCCTGCCCTGTTCATGCTTGAGCGGCTGCGGGACGAGGCGCATCGCTTCGCCATCACCCATCATCGCAAGCTGCGCGGCAAGCAGGCCCTTCAATCCTCCCTGGAAGAGATTCCGGGGGTGGGTCCGGTGCGACGCAAGGCTCTCCTGAAGCATTTCGGCAGTCTGAAGAAGATCAAGGAGGCATCCCTGGAAGAGCTGAATGCCGCTCCCGGGGTCAATGCCTCACTGGCCCGGGACGTCTGGAGCTTTTATCAGGGGGGGGAGAATGTGGAGAAGGAGAAGCCTGAACAGAGCTAG
- a CDS encoding Crp/Fnr family transcriptional regulator produces the protein MNLLWSNIFRKKPEEESLAFFLGTVPVFSELEGRELAYLESLVHIRRYSPGEIVFEEGDTGSGMYVIRTGKVEIFLRNAEGREEPLALLGPGDFFGETTLTAPTSRTASARTLESAELFGLFRADLLKTVQRHPGIASKILLGLTRIISERLQATGQEIRRLQAAAAASAAPTGTDSEEGSHESLKQ, from the coding sequence TTGAATCTGCTGTGGAGCAACATTTTCCGCAAGAAACCGGAAGAAGAATCGCTCGCCTTTTTCCTGGGGACCGTGCCCGTTTTTTCTGAACTGGAGGGGCGCGAACTGGCCTACCTGGAATCCCTGGTTCACATCCGCCGCTACTCTCCCGGGGAAATCGTTTTCGAAGAGGGGGACACGGGCTCCGGCATGTATGTCATACGCACCGGCAAGGTGGAAATTTTCCTCCGCAATGCCGAAGGACGAGAGGAGCCTCTGGCACTGCTCGGACCGGGCGACTTTTTCGGCGAAACCACACTGACCGCTCCCACCTCCCGCACCGCATCGGCCCGGACCCTGGAATCCGCCGAACTGTTTGGCCTCTTTCGCGCCGATCTGCTGAAAACAGTGCAAAGACATCCGGGCATCGCCAGCAAGATCCTGCTGGGGCTCACCCGTATCATCAGCGAACGCCTTCAGGCGACCGGGCAGGAAATCCGCAGGCTCCAGGCGGCCGCCGCCGCTTCCGCCGCTCCGACAGGGACCGATTCCGAAGAAGGCAGCCATGAATCTCTCAAACAATAA
- a CDS encoding AI-2E family transporter gives MNLSNNKFSRPQLLLFYIVLTAAIASGLAIFFSASTVISLFRTATAGLFLPLLLSLIVTFLLEPAVRLVEGERISRTAGIFVIYLLIFILLFLAGSWFSPKWLGMWMSLKSDLPRYTAGLIEFLREVQANLHNHFPFIVNYDLPGRARTLAEQLLSQILVQTPKSALRLGSLLILVPLFSFFFLRDGHRIMRATVALTPNRYFEMVHDLFYLVSHQMAQFIRGRLLEAFIVGAVVTAGLSMTDIRYAPILGLVAGVTNLVPYIGPIVGMIPGILIALIDLGMGGQFWWIVIVYFLIAQVLVDNFILIPILISRVANLHPLWVILAIIMGGKLYGVLGMIIGVPVASIAKIAILEIRHYRTNLAISETSLETGRFV, from the coding sequence ATGAATCTCTCAAACAATAAATTTTCCAGACCCCAATTGCTGCTGTTCTACATCGTCCTGACCGCCGCCATTGCATCGGGGCTGGCTATATTCTTCTCGGCGTCGACGGTCATTTCCCTCTTCCGGACGGCAACGGCGGGGCTCTTCCTCCCTCTTCTGCTTTCCCTGATCGTCACCTTCCTTCTCGAACCGGCAGTGCGCCTGGTGGAGGGGGAGAGGATCAGTCGCACCGCCGGCATCTTCGTCATTTACCTGCTGATATTTATTCTGCTGTTTCTGGCCGGGAGCTGGTTCAGTCCGAAGTGGCTGGGGATGTGGATGTCCCTGAAGTCCGACCTCCCCCGTTACACTGCCGGCCTCATCGAATTCCTCAGGGAAGTCCAGGCCAATCTGCACAACCATTTCCCCTTCATCGTCAATTACGATCTGCCGGGACGAGCCCGCACTCTTGCCGAGCAGCTGCTGTCCCAGATCCTGGTGCAGACCCCTAAATCGGCCCTGCGTCTCGGCAGCCTGCTGATTCTTGTTCCCCTTTTCTCTTTTTTCTTTCTCAGGGACGGCCACCGCATCATGCGAGCCACCGTCGCCCTCACCCCCAACCGTTACTTCGAAATGGTCCACGACCTCTTCTATCTCGTCAGCCACCAGATGGCCCAGTTCATTCGCGGCCGCCTTCTCGAGGCCTTTATCGTCGGCGCGGTCGTCACCGCGGGGCTTTCCATGACAGACATCCGTTATGCTCCCATTCTCGGACTGGTTGCCGGAGTCACCAACCTGGTCCCTTATATCGGACCGATCGTCGGCATGATCCCCGGCATCCTCATCGCACTGATCGATCTCGGCATGGGCGGCCAGTTCTGGTGGATCGTCATCGTCTATTTTCTCATTGCCCAGGTCCTGGTGGATAATTTCATCCTGATCCCTATTCTCATCTCCCGGGTCGCCAACCTCCACCCCCTGTGGGTTATTCTGGCCATCATCATGGGCGGGAAGCTTTACGGCGTCCTCGGGATGATTATCGGCGTACCGGTAGCCTCCATCGCTAAAATCGCCATTCTGGAAATCCGCCATTACCGCACCAACCTGGCCATTTCCGAAACATCGCTGGAGACCGGCCGCTTTGTCTGA
- a CDS encoding THUMP domain-containing protein: MEQVLADELQKLGIAGIVTETGGVRFEGPMIDAWRANLWLRTANRVLMPLAEFLCDSGESLYQGLRALPWHDYLNPDMTLAVDCNLRDSSLTHSGFAALKAKDAIVDSLRDRFGRRPNVAPRDPDLRVNLHVAKNRCTVSLDTSGGSLHQRGYRRERAEAPLKETLAAALIELTDWDGSIPLLDPMCGSGTIPIEAALKASGRPPGLERQDFGFQRWPDFRPDVWQGLVEEARGQILDTLPAPIIGSDISPAALAMARKNAAWAGVGRLVTLNRADIRSLAPPPGPGILLFNPPYGARLGEIEQLKSLYRQIGDAMKQNAAGYTAYLFSGNPQLAKFVGLKASRRIVLFNGPIECRLLRYELY; encoded by the coding sequence ATGGAGCAGGTCCTTGCCGACGAACTGCAGAAACTGGGCATCGCCGGAATCGTCACGGAAACAGGCGGAGTCCGCTTTGAGGGTCCGATGATCGACGCCTGGCGCGCCAATCTGTGGCTGCGAACCGCCAACCGCGTCCTCATGCCTCTTGCGGAATTTTTATGCGACAGCGGCGAAAGTCTCTACCAGGGATTGCGGGCTCTCCCCTGGCATGATTACCTCAATCCCGACATGACCCTGGCGGTGGACTGCAATCTTCGCGACTCCTCACTCACCCATAGCGGATTTGCGGCCCTGAAGGCGAAAGATGCCATTGTCGACTCCCTGCGCGACCGTTTCGGGCGGCGTCCCAACGTCGCCCCCAGGGATCCCGACCTCAGGGTCAATCTTCACGTGGCGAAAAACCGCTGTACCGTCAGCCTCGACACCTCGGGGGGCAGTCTGCACCAGCGGGGCTACCGGCGCGAGCGGGCCGAGGCGCCCCTGAAGGAGACCCTCGCCGCCGCTCTCATCGAGCTCACCGACTGGGACGGCAGCATCCCCCTTCTCGATCCCATGTGCGGCTCGGGAACCATCCCCATCGAGGCGGCCCTGAAAGCCTCCGGCCGGCCGCCCGGACTGGAGAGGCAGGATTTCGGCTTTCAGCGCTGGCCCGATTTCCGGCCGGACGTGTGGCAGGGATTGGTTGAGGAGGCCAGGGGACAGATTCTGGATACCCTGCCGGCGCCGATCATCGGGTCCGACATCTCCCCCGCGGCCCTGGCCATGGCCCGCAAAAATGCCGCCTGGGCCGGAGTCGGCAGGCTCGTTACCCTTAACCGGGCCGACATTCGCAGTCTTGCTCCTCCTCCCGGACCCGGAATTCTTCTTTTCAACCCCCCTTACGGCGCCCGGCTCGGGGAGATCGAACAGCTCAAAAGCCTCTATCGCCAGATCGGCGACGCCATGAAGCAGAACGCGGCGGGGTATACGGCCTATCTCTTCAGCGGCAATCCCCAGCTTGCCAAATTCGTCGGCCTCAAGGCCTCGCGCCGCATCGTCCTTTTCAACGGGCCGATCGAATGCCGGCTGCTGCGCTACGAACTCTATTGA